The following coding sequences are from one Nicotiana tabacum cultivar K326 chromosome 1, ASM71507v2, whole genome shotgun sequence window:
- the LOC142164276 gene encoding uncharacterized protein LOC142164276 — protein sequence MTGSTSSSAYTPDPTSPLFLLSYDVPGVSLVPVPFSGSGFGGWKRSMIVSLSARNKKTFTDGSCPKPAATSPDYKQWDCCNNMVISWLTSSLSPDIDESIQYSETAESIWKQLNNRYGSVNGTKVFELKRELASIYQGSLDIASHFTKLKRIWDKLGIMCSSHANSFNCAAKDGLQKEKEEDKVHQFLMGLNEVYVSVRSNLLMMQPLPSFNNVYNILLQDEKQRQVNPPSQFTSEAASFNVKSLNKTTQPQLNMQFQGQQR from the coding sequence ATGACTGGCTCTACTTCCTCTTCCGCGTATACTCCTGACCCTACATCCCCTCTATTTCTTTTGTCGTATGATGTGCCTGGTGTGTCCCTGGTTCCTGTACCTTTTTCGGGCAGTGGATTTGGAGGTTGGAAACGTAGTATGATAGTGTCATTATCTGCTAGGAACAAAAAAACATTTACAGATGGTTCGTGCCCTAAACCTGCTGCAACTTCCCCTGATTATAAACAGTGGGACTGTTGTAATAATATGGTGATATCTTGGTTAACAAGTTCATTATCACCGGATATAGATGAAAGTATTCAATATTCTGAGACAGCCGAAAGTATATGGAAACAATTAAATAATAGGTATGGTAGTGTAAATGGGACTAAAGTTTTTGAACTAAAAAGGGAACTTGCCTCTATCTATCAAGGATCTCTTGATATTGCTTCACATTTTACAAAACTTAAGAGAATCTGGGATAAATTGGGAATAATGTGCAGTAGTCATGCAAATTCTTTCAATTGTGCTGCTAAAGACGGTCTCCAAAAGGAGAAAGAGGAGGACAAGGTCCATCAGTTCCTCATGGGATTGAATGAGGTTTATGTTAGTGTGAGAAGCAATCTGTTGATGATGCAACCTCTGCCATCCTTTAATAATGTCTATAACATTCTTCTTCAAGATGAAAAGCAAAGACAAGTCAACCCGCCTTCTCAATTTACCTCTGAAGCAGCCTCCTTTAATGTGAAATCCCTTAATAAAACTACTCAACCTCAGCTGAATATGCAATTCCAGGGGCAACAGAGATAG